A window from Micromonospora terminaliae encodes these proteins:
- a CDS encoding glycosyltransferase 87 family protein — MPAEPVAPPAVTEDDPGGRTARRLVAVVALAAVLPALYLPGLVHDFFDLKIYMRAMDWWSAGHPLYDYVQPDRVQGALYFTYPPFAALLLRPFALLPLGATIAIFTVLTVVGVVVTTRWLVLPVIRRHGLPPLFSVTVAVLLVLAVESTRETLTFGQINMLLVVLILGDLLYAVPQGRRWAGVGVGLAAALKLFPGIFVLYLLATRRWRAAVVAAVTAALATLLAAAVAPGDSWRFWTHELWATDRVGRTDYTGNQSLFGLLSRITAPDKPSQLPWLLLALLVAGYGLWRAARAARAGDALAGLTLTGLVGGLVSPITWTHHLYWFIPAVVVLLDAALDADRTTVEGARRRRWLLVLAVGTGFVIVYGVVTFQDWGVAPARTDNPAEFIVRNAYVLLSLLLLAVLPARHRVPERSAAPAGNGH; from the coding sequence GTGCCAGCCGAACCCGTCGCACCACCCGCCGTCACCGAGGACGACCCGGGCGGGCGCACGGCCCGCCGGCTCGTCGCGGTGGTGGCGCTGGCGGCGGTGCTCCCGGCGCTCTACCTGCCCGGTCTGGTGCACGACTTCTTCGACCTCAAGATCTACATGCGGGCCATGGACTGGTGGTCGGCCGGCCACCCGCTCTACGACTACGTCCAGCCGGACCGGGTGCAGGGCGCGCTCTACTTCACCTATCCCCCCTTCGCGGCGCTGCTGCTGCGGCCGTTCGCGCTGCTGCCGCTGGGCGCCACCATCGCGATCTTCACGGTGCTCACCGTGGTCGGCGTGGTGGTGACCACCCGCTGGCTGGTGCTGCCCGTGATCCGGCGGCACGGCCTGCCGCCGCTGTTCAGCGTCACGGTCGCCGTGCTGCTGGTCCTCGCGGTGGAGAGCACCCGGGAGACGCTCACCTTCGGGCAGATCAACATGCTGCTGGTGGTGCTGATCCTGGGCGACCTGCTGTACGCCGTACCCCAGGGGCGGCGCTGGGCCGGCGTGGGCGTGGGACTGGCGGCGGCGCTCAAGCTGTTCCCCGGCATCTTCGTGCTCTACCTGCTGGCCACCCGGCGCTGGCGGGCGGCCGTGGTGGCGGCCGTGACGGCGGCGCTGGCCACGCTGCTCGCCGCGGCGGTCGCGCCGGGTGACTCGTGGCGGTTCTGGACCCACGAGCTGTGGGCGACCGACCGGGTGGGCCGGACCGACTACACCGGGAACCAGTCGCTGTTCGGGCTGCTCAGCCGGATCACCGCGCCGGACAAGCCGAGCCAGCTCCCCTGGCTGCTGCTGGCGCTGCTGGTCGCCGGGTACGGGCTGTGGCGGGCCGCGCGGGCGGCGCGGGCCGGGGACGCCCTGGCCGGCCTCACCCTGACCGGCCTCGTCGGCGGGCTGGTCAGCCCGATCACCTGGACCCACCACCTGTACTGGTTCATTCCGGCGGTGGTGGTGCTGCTCGACGCGGCGCTGGACGCCGACCGGACCACGGTGGAGGGTGCCCGCCGGCGACGGTGGCTGCTCGTCCTGGCCGTCGGCACCGGCTTCGTGATCGTCTACGGGGTGGTCACCTTCCAGGACTGGGGCGTCGCGCCGGCCCGCACCGACAATCCCGCCGAGTTCATCGTCCGCAACGCGTACGTGCTGCTCAGCCTGTTGCTGCTGGCCGTGCTGCCGGCCCGCCACCGGGTGCCGGAGCGGTCCGCCGCACCAGCCGGAAACGGGCACTAA
- a CDS encoding copper resistance CopC/CopD family protein: MTVMTAAVRRRPVAVADRPWAARLATAAGLLVTLLALLLAPATPASAHAVLVSSSPAASSVVQSAPAEVVITFSEGVRKVPGKVRVIAPDGSRADRGEPTFKGAVVTIPVDPSGSRGTYLVSYRVISADSHPVSGAFTYSVGAPSTPPTDTGTDTRADPVVGNAVKVAKYLGYAGLLLLVGPALVLAALWPRRLSRRGPARLAWSGLGLLAVATLAELWLQVPYTNGGGPFDVTGSGFGDVLGSTYGTAHLVRLGLLAAAAFLLRPLFAGPVGRTDGLILAILGGAALFTWPLAGHPAASPAPAVSVVVDAVHLGSMAVWLGGLVMLAVFLLRRADERELDAILPIWSRWAALAVAALLLAGTVQGLIEVATPKALVDTTYGRLLLAKIVLFALVIGVAAYSRALVRRRAAAGRPGAMRRAVVAELAITAVVLGLSATLVQTTPARTASGTVAGAPDNFFSTTLSSPLYSLQVELDPAETGSNSLHLYAYTKDNRPQPVQEWKATAALPSAGIEPITIPLLPLTDNHAFGEFNLPAAGQWQLRFTVRTSDIDQATVTATVPVK, from the coding sequence GCGGCCTCGTCCGTGGTGCAGAGCGCGCCCGCCGAGGTGGTGATCACCTTCAGCGAGGGGGTCCGGAAGGTCCCGGGCAAGGTCCGGGTGATCGCGCCCGACGGTTCCCGGGCCGACCGGGGCGAGCCGACCTTCAAGGGCGCCGTCGTCACCATCCCGGTGGACCCGTCCGGTTCCCGCGGCACCTACCTGGTCAGCTACCGGGTGATCTCGGCCGACAGCCACCCGGTCTCCGGCGCGTTCACCTACTCGGTCGGTGCGCCGTCCACCCCGCCGACCGACACCGGCACGGACACCCGGGCCGACCCGGTGGTCGGCAACGCGGTCAAGGTGGCGAAGTACCTGGGCTACGCCGGGCTGCTGCTGCTCGTCGGCCCGGCGCTGGTGCTGGCCGCGCTGTGGCCCCGCCGGCTGTCCCGGCGCGGCCCCGCCCGGCTGGCCTGGTCGGGGCTCGGCCTGCTGGCCGTGGCCACCCTCGCCGAGCTGTGGCTCCAGGTCCCCTACACCAACGGCGGCGGCCCGTTCGACGTCACCGGCTCCGGCTTCGGCGACGTGCTCGGCAGCACCTACGGCACGGCGCACCTGGTCCGGCTCGGCCTGCTCGCCGCGGCGGCCTTCCTGCTCCGCCCGCTCTTCGCGGGGCCGGTGGGCCGCACCGACGGGCTCATCCTGGCCATCCTCGGCGGGGCGGCGCTGTTCACCTGGCCCCTCGCCGGGCACCCGGCGGCGTCCCCCGCTCCCGCCGTGTCGGTGGTCGTGGACGCCGTGCACCTGGGCAGCATGGCCGTCTGGCTGGGCGGCCTCGTGATGCTCGCGGTCTTCCTGCTGCGCCGGGCCGACGAGCGGGAGCTGGATGCGATCCTGCCGATCTGGTCCCGCTGGGCGGCGCTGGCGGTGGCCGCGCTGCTGCTGGCCGGCACCGTGCAGGGGCTCATCGAGGTGGCCACGCCGAAGGCGCTGGTCGACACCACGTACGGGCGGCTGCTGCTCGCCAAGATCGTGCTGTTCGCGCTGGTGATCGGGGTGGCCGCGTACTCCCGGGCGCTGGTGCGGCGGCGCGCCGCCGCGGGCCGGCCCGGCGCGATGCGGCGGGCCGTGGTGGCCGAGCTGGCCATCACCGCGGTGGTGCTCGGCCTGTCGGCCACGCTGGTGCAGACCACCCCGGCCCGCACCGCCTCCGGGACCGTGGCCGGCGCACCGGACAACTTCTTCTCCACGACGCTGAGCAGCCCGCTCTACTCCCTGCAGGTGGAACTGGACCCGGCCGAGACCGGCAGCAACTCGCTGCACCTCTACGCCTACACCAAGGACAACCGGCCCCAGCCGGTGCAGGAGTGGAAGGCCACCGCCGCGCTGCCGTCGGCCGGCATCGAGCCGATCACGATCCCGCTGCTGCCGCTGACCGACAACCACGCCTTCGGCGAGTTCAACCTGCCGGCGGCGGGGCAGTGGCAGCTCCGCTTCACCGTCCGCACGTCCGACATCGACCAGGCCACGGTGACCGCCACCGTGCCCGTCAAGTAA
- a CDS encoding YcnI family protein — MIRLRRPATAAALTLTAVTAAVLGLAGPASAHVTVNPKEATQGSYGRFAFRVPNESDTASTAKVEVNLPENAPVGSVSTMPVPGWTVAVEKRKVDPPIEVHGSQLTEAVSKLTWTAAPNGGVKPGEFQEFPVSMGPLPQVDRMVFKVLQTYSDGNVSRWIEEPTPGAEEPENPAPVLTLAAAEASASPAASAPAAAADDDDDDDADTGAATAFGVAGLVAGLAGLILGGLAFRRTRREPAAKS; from the coding sequence ATGATCCGTCTCCGGCGTCCCGCAACCGCCGCCGCGCTCACCCTGACGGCCGTGACCGCGGCCGTGCTCGGCCTGGCCGGGCCGGCCTCGGCGCACGTCACCGTGAACCCGAAGGAGGCAACGCAGGGCAGCTACGGCCGTTTCGCCTTCCGGGTGCCGAACGAGAGCGACACGGCGTCGACCGCCAAGGTCGAGGTGAACCTGCCGGAGAACGCCCCGGTCGGCTCGGTCTCCACCATGCCGGTGCCCGGCTGGACGGTCGCGGTCGAGAAGCGCAAGGTCGACCCGCCGATCGAGGTGCACGGCAGCCAGCTCACCGAGGCGGTCTCCAAGCTGACCTGGACGGCCGCCCCGAACGGCGGCGTCAAGCCGGGCGAGTTCCAGGAGTTCCCGGTGTCGATGGGCCCGCTGCCGCAGGTCGACCGGATGGTGTTCAAGGTGCTCCAGACCTACTCCGACGGCAACGTCTCCCGCTGGATCGAGGAGCCCACGCCGGGCGCGGAGGAGCCGGAGAACCCGGCGCCGGTGCTCACCCTGGCCGCCGCCGAGGCGTCCGCCTCGCCGGCCGCGAGCGCCCCGGCGGCCGCAGCCGACGACGACGATGACGACGACGCCGACACCGGCGCCGCGACCGCGTTCGGGGTGGCCGGTCTGGTCGCCGGCCTGGCCGGCCTCATCCTCGGCGGGCTGGCCTTCCGGCGTACCCGTCGGGAGCCCGCCGCGAAGTCCTGA
- a CDS encoding L,D-transpeptidase produces the protein MGRFARSGAMVGVLVLTASLALTGCGDDQKKPAFVAGAQQGDPVATTSPDTTGEPSQAALPTLSVSPADGAEKRPVSTEISAKIPGGGKVSKVVLTAADGATVAGRLRRDGSSWVPSAPLKYGTRYTATVTGTGSDGQARQGTSSFTTMAKPKSMIGSGLYMFSGKTYGVGMPVVAEFSPGIPKKDRAAVQKRMFVQTDPPQPGAWHWLYNGTQAYYRAPEYWKPGTTITVRLALAGIPLSNGRYGNVDRSATAKIGRAFEMKVDNATKQMTVYENGSVVRTIPVSLGKKSTPSSSGTMVVMEKKESTVFDTRDEPDPRNQYVTEIDFAQRLTWGGEYIHAAPWSEGKQGRVNVSHGCVNVSMANGRWLFGKTLVGDPITVKGTERRLEPGNGWTAWSMSWSQFVAGSAVPVPEGGQGSPF, from the coding sequence ATGGGCAGGTTCGCGCGGTCCGGGGCGATGGTGGGCGTCCTGGTCCTCACGGCGTCGCTGGCACTGACCGGGTGCGGCGACGACCAGAAGAAGCCGGCGTTCGTGGCCGGCGCGCAGCAGGGTGACCCGGTCGCGACCACGTCACCGGACACGACGGGCGAGCCGAGCCAGGCCGCCCTGCCGACGCTGTCGGTGAGCCCGGCCGACGGGGCAGAGAAGCGCCCGGTCAGCACCGAGATCAGCGCGAAGATCCCGGGCGGCGGGAAGGTGTCGAAGGTCGTCCTCACCGCCGCCGACGGCGCCACCGTCGCCGGGCGGCTGCGCCGGGACGGCTCGTCCTGGGTGCCGTCGGCTCCGTTGAAGTACGGGACCCGGTACACCGCCACGGTGACCGGGACCGGCAGCGACGGCCAGGCCCGGCAGGGCACCAGCAGCTTCACCACGATGGCCAAGCCGAAGTCGATGATCGGCTCGGGGCTCTACATGTTCAGCGGCAAGACGTACGGGGTGGGCATGCCGGTGGTCGCCGAGTTCTCGCCGGGCATCCCGAAGAAGGACCGCGCCGCGGTGCAGAAGCGGATGTTCGTGCAGACCGACCCGCCGCAGCCGGGCGCCTGGCACTGGCTCTACAACGGCACCCAGGCGTACTACCGGGCCCCGGAGTACTGGAAGCCGGGCACCACCATCACCGTCCGGCTGGCGCTTGCCGGGATCCCGCTGAGCAACGGCCGCTACGGCAACGTCGACCGCAGCGCCACCGCCAAGATCGGCCGCGCGTTCGAGATGAAGGTCGACAACGCGACCAAGCAGATGACCGTCTACGAGAACGGTTCGGTGGTCCGCACCATCCCGGTGAGCCTGGGCAAGAAGAGCACCCCCTCGTCCAGCGGCACCATGGTGGTGATGGAGAAGAAGGAGTCCACGGTCTTCGACACCCGGGACGAGCCGGACCCCCGCAACCAGTACGTCACGGAGATCGACTTCGCCCAGCGACTCACCTGGGGCGGGGAGTACATCCACGCGGCGCCGTGGTCGGAGGGCAAGCAGGGCAGGGTGAACGTCTCGCACGGCTGCGTCAACGTCTCGATGGCGAACGGCCGGTGGCTCTTCGGCAAGACGCTGGTCGGCGACCCGATCACGGTGAAGGGCACCGAGCGGCGGCTGGAGCCGGGCAACGGCTGGACGGCCTGGAGCATGAGCTGGTCGCAGTTCGTCGCGGGCAGCGCCGTGCCGGTGCCGGAGGGCGGTCAGGGATCGCCCTTCTGA
- the orn gene encoding oligoribonuclease — MAVADLLVWIDCEMTGLDLGRDKLIEVAALVTDPDLNVLGEGVDVVIHADEAALEAMPEIVQTMHGKSGLTEEVRRSTVTLREAEDMVLDYVASHVKDPRTAPLCGNSIATDRGFIARDMPRLDAHLHYRMIDVSSIKELCRRWYPRVYFGQPQKGLAHRALADIRESIRELEYYRRTVFVPLPGPDVESAKAIAAQL; from the coding sequence GTGGCGGTGGCTGATCTTCTCGTCTGGATCGACTGTGAGATGACCGGGTTGGACCTCGGCCGGGACAAGCTGATCGAGGTCGCCGCGCTCGTCACCGACCCCGATCTCAACGTGCTGGGGGAGGGCGTCGACGTGGTCATCCACGCCGACGAGGCGGCGCTGGAGGCGATGCCGGAGATCGTGCAGACCATGCACGGCAAGTCCGGCCTCACCGAGGAGGTGCGCCGCTCCACGGTCACCCTGCGCGAGGCCGAGGACATGGTGCTCGACTACGTGGCCAGCCACGTGAAGGACCCGCGTACCGCCCCGCTGTGCGGCAACTCGATCGCGACCGACCGGGGCTTCATCGCCCGGGACATGCCCCGGCTCGACGCCCACCTGCACTACCGGATGATCGACGTCTCCTCGATCAAGGAGTTGTGCCGGCGCTGGTACCCGCGGGTGTACTTCGGTCAGCCGCAGAAGGGGCTCGCCCACCGGGCGCTGGCCGACATCCGGGAGAGCATCCGCGAGCTGGAGTACTACCGGCGGACGGTCTTCGTGCCGCTGCCCGGCCCGGACGTGGAGAGTGCCAAGGCGATCGCCGCGCAGCTCTGA
- a CDS encoding L,D-transpeptidase — MRASQDELIRGGTPRRGGRRRVFAAAVLAAAMALTGCTSDKGGDDKGSSWQGGGESGPKAAATITEPAADAKDVPASTALTFTTKDAQETTVELKDSAGKVVEGELARDGKSWLPDGALNYGETYTATVTATGDDGKPATATSTFTTMAKPGKQIRVTSFLGDNQVVGVGMPLIVKFGRAIPEDYRDDLQRRMTVTAKPAQEGIWHWVSPTEVHYRPKSFWKANSTVSYKVQAGGLPLGGGWYGRSDLSVDVKVGPSFVMTVDNRTKRMTVTKDGKVIKTILVSLGKKSTPSSSGTMVVIEKLRHTVFDTMEELGPEEGYRTEIDYAQRLTWGGEFIHAAPWSEGVQGRTNVSHGCVNVSMKDGNWLFANTRMGDPITVKGTERKLQNGNGWTDWNMSWDEYVKGSALPYEPPAEPGDDTSPAADEPSVEPTP, encoded by the coding sequence ATGCGAGCTAGCCAGGACGAGCTGATCCGGGGCGGCACCCCCCGGCGCGGCGGGCGACGCCGCGTGTTCGCGGCCGCGGTGCTCGCCGCCGCCATGGCCCTGACCGGGTGCACCAGCGACAAGGGCGGGGACGACAAGGGGTCGAGCTGGCAGGGCGGTGGCGAGAGCGGCCCGAAGGCGGCGGCGACCATCACCGAGCCCGCGGCCGACGCCAAGGACGTCCCGGCCTCCACGGCGCTCACCTTCACCACGAAGGACGCGCAGGAGACCACCGTCGAGTTGAAGGACTCCGCCGGCAAGGTCGTCGAGGGCGAGCTCGCGAGGGACGGGAAGAGCTGGCTGCCGGACGGCGCGCTGAACTACGGCGAGACGTACACGGCCACGGTGACCGCGACCGGCGACGACGGCAAGCCGGCCACCGCGACCAGCACCTTCACCACCATGGCGAAGCCGGGCAAGCAGATCCGGGTCACCAGCTTCCTCGGCGACAACCAGGTCGTCGGCGTGGGCATGCCGCTGATCGTGAAGTTCGGCCGGGCCATCCCGGAGGACTACCGCGACGACCTGCAGCGCCGGATGACGGTCACCGCCAAGCCCGCCCAGGAGGGCATCTGGCACTGGGTGAGCCCCACCGAGGTGCACTACCGGCCGAAGTCGTTCTGGAAGGCCAACAGCACCGTGAGCTACAAGGTGCAGGCGGGCGGGCTGCCGCTCGGCGGCGGCTGGTACGGCCGCTCCGACCTCAGTGTCGACGTCAAGGTCGGTCCGTCGTTCGTGATGACCGTGGATAACCGCACCAAGCGGATGACGGTCACCAAGGACGGCAAGGTGATCAAGACGATCCTGGTGAGCCTCGGCAAGAAGAGCACCCCGTCGTCCAGCGGCACCATGGTCGTGATCGAGAAGCTCCGCCACACGGTCTTCGACACCATGGAGGAGCTGGGCCCGGAGGAGGGCTACCGCACCGAGATCGACTACGCCCAGCGGCTCACCTGGGGTGGCGAGTTCATCCACGCCGCGCCCTGGTCGGAGGGCGTGCAGGGCAGGACGAACGTGTCGCACGGGTGCGTCAACGTCTCGATGAAGGACGGCAACTGGCTCTTCGCCAACACCCGCATGGGCGACCCCATCACGGTGAAGGGCACCGAGCGCAAGCTCCAGAACGGCAACGGCTGGACCGACTGGAACATGAGCTGGGACGAGTACGTCAAGGGCAGCGCCCTGCCGTACGAGCCGCCGGCCGAGCCGGGCGACGACACCAGCCCGGCCGCCGACGAGCCGAGCGTCGAGCCGACCCCCTGA